In Clostridium thermosuccinogenes, the genomic stretch GCTGCTTCGGCTAAAAAGCCTGTAGACTTCCTTGAATCCGGGATTGGTTATCTTGCCGACATTTTCACTCACCTTAATCTTAGGAATGATCTGACCGTTTTCCTCGATTGCAGCCAGCTTGTATACACCACCAAAAACCGGTTCCGATCTGGAGGTTATGAGCCTTTCTCCCACACCGAACTGGTCTATCTTGGCACCCTGCATCAGTATATCCCGGATTATATACTCATCCAGGGAATTGGAAGCAACAATGGCGCAATCGGAAAATCCTGCTTCATCCAGCATTTTTCTGGCTTCCTTGGACAGATAGGTTACGTCTCCGCTGTCAATCCTTATCCCCTTTGGTCTGAAACCCCTTGGAAGCACTTCTTCATTAAATACCCTTATAGCGTTGGGAACACCAGACTTAAGAACATTGTAGGTATCCACCAGAAGGACGCAGTTGTCAGGATATACCCGGGCATATGCCTTAAATGCCTCATACTCGTTGGGGAACATCTGAACCCAGCTGTGAGCCATCGTTCCCAGAGCGGGTACTCCAAATTCCCTGTCCGCCAGCGTGCATGCCGTTCCGCTGCATCCGCCTATATAAGCTGCTCTCGCCCCAAGGATGGCGCTATCATGTCCCTGTGCCCTTCTGGAGCCGAATTCCATGACCGGTCTTCCCTGGGCTGCTCTTACTATCCGGTTTGCTTTAGTGGCTATAAGGCTTTGATGGTTTATTGTAAGCAAAATCATGGTTTCTACAAACTGGGACTGTATAGCCGGACCTCTTACCGTCAATATGGGCTCACCGGGAAATATAGGCGTTCCTTCCGGCATGGCCCAGACGTCACATACGAACTTGAAGTTTCTTAAATACTCGAGGAATTTTTCACTGAAAATTTTTTTGCTTCTCAAGTATTCTATATCCTGCTCATCAAATTTAAGTTCATTCAAATACTCAATAATCTGCTCAAGGCCGGCCATTATGGCAAAGCCGCCGTTATCCGGCACCTTTCTGAAAAACATATCAAAATATGAAATCTTATCGCCTATTCCATTTTCCAGATATCCATTAGCCATGGTGATTTCATAAAAATCCGTCAGCATCGTCAAATTCAATTTTTCACCGCGATAACTGTATTCTGTCATGTACTAATCCATCTCCTGTTATATATAAAAAGTTAGCATTATTTGCCTCGCCGGCAACCTAATCAGCCCAAAATACCACGATCCAGGACCGTGCTTCCATATTTTCCGGCTGTTTTCAGCAGTTCCTCAATATTATCTTTTCCTGTATCGGGAATTATGACACCGGCTTTGCCTTTATAAAGACGGAGGGCATAATCCAGCGCTTTTGCATTGCAGGTTTCCAATATAAAGGGTTCCCTGACATAGCTCTGAAGGGTGTTGGCCACCTGCGCCAAAAGCTTTTCGTCTCCTTCAGCACCATCGATATTTATGTACACAGCGGTGTAACCATCGCAGGAAAGATCCATTGCCCTGTCGGCAACAGCATCCATATCAGCATTTTTCAGCTCTTCCAGCAAACCAGTATCCTTTCTG encodes the following:
- a CDS encoding nicotinate phosphoribosyltransferase; its protein translation is MTEYSYRGEKLNLTMLTDFYEITMANGYLENGIGDKISYFDMFFRKVPDNGGFAIMAGLEQIIEYLNELKFDEQDIEYLRSKKIFSEKFLEYLRNFKFVCDVWAMPEGTPIFPGEPILTVRGPAIQSQFVETMILLTINHQSLIATKANRIVRAAQGRPVMEFGSRRAQGHDSAILGARAAYIGGCSGTACTLADREFGVPALGTMAHSWVQMFPNEYEAFKAYARVYPDNCVLLVDTYNVLKSGVPNAIRVFNEEVLPRGFRPKGIRIDSGDVTYLSKEARKMLDEAGFSDCAIVASNSLDEYIIRDILMQGAKIDQFGVGERLITSRSEPVFGGVYKLAAIEENGQIIPKIKVSENVGKITNPGFKEVYRLFSRSSGKAIADVITLHDETIDDSQPYEIFDPEHTWKRKIVKDFYAKKLRVKIFEKGKCIYKSPELKEIKEYCKQQIDTLWDEVLRFENPHSYYVDLSQPLWDLKHRMLKENTFR